The Nocardioides panzhihuensis genome has a segment encoding these proteins:
- a CDS encoding DoxX family protein: protein MNIALWVVAGVFGVAYTTGGIIKLTMPYEKYAAKLHWPEDFTPGNVRFMGMLEVLGGIGLVVPALVGVAPILVPIAASGLALYMAGATTERLRRGEKELVVDLLFLAAMLFVAWGRFGLEPF, encoded by the coding sequence ATGAACATCGCCCTCTGGGTCGTTGCCGGCGTATTCGGCGTCGCCTACACCACCGGCGGCATCATCAAGCTGACGATGCCCTACGAGAAGTACGCAGCCAAGCTGCACTGGCCCGAGGACTTCACGCCCGGCAACGTGCGGTTCATGGGCATGCTCGAGGTACTGGGTGGCATCGGGCTGGTGGTGCCTGCACTGGTCGGCGTGGCGCCGATCCTCGTACCGATCGCGGCGTCGGGTTTGGCGCTCTACATGGCGGGAGCGACCACCGAACGGCTGCGGCGCGGTGAAAAGGAGCTCGTCGTGGACCTGCTCTTCCTGGCCGCGATGCTCTTCGTCGCATGGGGGCGTTTC